One genomic window of Peromyscus maniculatus bairdii isolate BWxNUB_F1_BW_parent chromosome 2, HU_Pman_BW_mat_3.1, whole genome shotgun sequence includes the following:
- the Nsmaf gene encoding protein FAN isoform X2 produces the protein MEYVFDLEVSGKVEDVVETLLQLHRASCLDKLGDQTAMITAILQSRLARTSFDKNRFQNVSEKLHMECKAEMVTPLVTNPGHVCITDTSLYFQPLNGHPKPVVQITLQDVRRIYKRRHGLMPLGLEVFCTEDDLCSDIYLKFYEPQDRDDLYFYIATYLEHHVAEHTAESYMLQWQRGHLSNYQYLLHLNNLADRSCNDLSQYPVFPWIINDYSSTELDLSNPGTFRDLSKPVGALNQERLERLLTRYQEMPEPKFMYGSHYSSPGYVLFYLVRIAPEYMLCLQNGRFDNADRMFNSIAETWKNCLDGATDFKELIPEFYDEDVSFLVNSLKLDLGKRQGGQMVDDVELPAWASSPQDFLQKNKDALESTYVSEHLHEWIDLIFGYKQKGSEAVGAHNVFHPLTYEGGVDLNSIEDPDEKVAMLTQILEFGQTPKQLFVTPHPRRITPKFKSVSQASSYNASMTDSPVSPGEESFEDLTEESRSLAWNNITKLQLHEQYKLHKEAVTGIAVSCNGSSVFTTSQDSTLKMFSKESKMLQRSISFSNMALSSCLLLPGDTTVISSSWDNNVYFYSIAFGRRQDTLMGHDDAVSKICWHNDRLFSASWDSTVKVWSGVPAEMPGTKRHQFDLLAELEHDVSVNTINLNVESTLLVSGTKEGMVNIWDLTTATLLHQISCHSGTVCDAAFSPDSRHVLSTGADGCLNVIDVQTGMLISSMTSGEPQRCFVWDGNSVLSGSRSGELLVWDLLGAKISERIQGHTGAVTCIWMNEQCSSIITGGEDRQIMFWKLQY, from the exons GTTCCAAAATGTTTCTGAAAAGCTGCATATGGAGTGCAAAGCAGAGATGGTAACGCCTCTGGTGACGAATCCAGGACATGTGTGCATTACAGACACCAGCCTGTATTTCCAGCCTCTCAATGGACACCCA aaaCCTGTGGTCCAGATAACACTCCAAGACGTCCGGCGCATTTACAAAAGGAGGCACGGCCTCATGCCTCTG GGTTTGGAAGTATTTTGCACAGAAGACGACCTGTGTTCCGACATATACCTAAAGTTCTATGAGCCTCAAGACAGAGATGATCTCTATTTCTACATTGCCACGTACCTAG AACACCATGTCGCAGAACACACTGCAGAGAGCTACATGCTGCAGTGGCAGCGCGGGCACCTCTCCAACTACCAGTACCTGCTTCACCTCAACAACCTGGCCGACCGCAGCTGCAACGACCTCTCCCAGTACCCCGTGTTCCCGTGGATAATAAATGACTACTCCAGCACAGAGTTAG ACTTGTCAAATCCTGGAACCTTCCGAGACCTGAGTAAGCCCGTGGGAGCCCTCAATCAGGAACGGCTGGAGCGACTGCTG ACTCGGTACCAGGAAATGCCCGAGCCAAAGTTCATGTATGGCAGTCACTACTCTTCCCCAGGCTATGTGCTCTTTTACCTCGTTAGGATCG CACCAGAGTATATGCTATGTCTACAGAATGGAAGATTTGATAATGCAGATAGAATGTTCAACAG TATTGCAGAAACCTGGAAAAACTGTTTGGATGGTGCAACCGATTTTAAAGAG TTGATTCCAGAATTTTATGATGAAGATGTCAGCTTTTTAGTCAATAGTCTGAAGTTGGATCTTGGAAAGAGACAAGGAGGGCAGATGGTTGACGATGTGGAGCTTCCAGCATGGGCCTCAA GTCCCCAAGACTTTCTCCAGAAGAACAAGGATGCCTTGGAAAGCACTTATGTGTCTGAGCACCTCCACGAGTGGATTGACCTGATATTTGGCTATAAGCAGAAAGGAAGTGAAGCCGTAGGGGCCCATAATG TATTTCATCCCCTGACCTATGAAGGTGGTGTAGACTTGAACAG CATTGAGGATCCCGACGAGAAAGTAGCCATGCTGACCCAAATTTTGGAATTTGGGCAGACACCAAAACAGTTGTTTGTGACACCACATCCTCGAAGGATCACCCCCAAGTTTAAAAGTGTGTCCCAGGCCTCCAGCTATAATGCTTCTATGACAGATTCCCCAG TTTCTCCAGGGGAGGAGTCATTTGAAGACCTGACCGAGGAAAGCAGGAGCCTGGCCTGGAACAACATCACCAAGTTGCAGCTGCATGAGCAGTACAAACTCCACAAAGA GGCGGTTACAGGGATAGCAGTGTCTTGCAATGGGTCTTCAGTCTTTACCACATCACAAG ATTCCACTCTGAAGATGTTTTCTAAGGAATCCAAAATGCTACAGAGAAGTATATCATTTTCAAATATG GCTTTATCATCTTGCTTACTTTTGCCAGGAGACACCACGGTCATCAGTTCTTCGTGGGATAACAacgt CTATTTTTATTCCATAGCATTTGGAAGACGCCAAGACACACTGATGGGACATGATGATGCTGTCAGTAAAATCTGTTGGCATAATGACAGGCTGTTTTCTGCATCTTGGGACTCTACCGTAAAG GTGTGGTCCGGTGTTCCTGCAGAAATGCCAGGCACAAAAAGACACCAGTTTGACTTGCTGGCTGAGCTGGAACATGATGTCAGT GTCAATACCATCAATTTAAATGTTGAAAGTACACTGTTAGTTTCTGGTACCAAAGAAGGCATGGTGAATATTTGGGACCTCACTACGGCCACCTTATTACACCAGATTTCATGCCATTCAGGGACAGTATGTGATGCTGCTTTTAGCCCAG ATAGTCGCCACGTCCTCAGCACGGGAGCAGACGGCTGTCTGAACGTGATTGATGTGCAGACGGGCATGCTCATCTCCTCCATGACCTCAGGGGAGCCACAGAG GTGCTTCGTCTGGGATGGCAATTCAGTCTTATCTGGAAGTCGGTCTGGTGAGCTGCTTGTTTGGGACCTCCTTGGAGCAAAAATCAGTGAGCGGATACAGGGCCACACTG GTGCCGTGACATGCATATGGATGAACGAACAGTGTAGCAGTATCATCACAGGAGGGGAAGACAGACAAATTATGTTTTGGAAATTGCAGTATTAA